In Scatophagus argus isolate fScaArg1 chromosome 14, fScaArg1.pri, whole genome shotgun sequence, the following proteins share a genomic window:
- the LOC124070795 gene encoding MFS-type transporter clz9-like, producing the protein MPSRNHLDKIGRKKKKKWTEEAMERALIEVKSGRCTVRQAAKEFGVPKSSLGDRVSGRVAPGSRSGPAQLITSADEDLLVEFSLYMSKHGFPLTKQQLVSFASSIYKRQHRRVAFSKLGQTWWLNFRKRQEKNITIQPADNVVRGRTVCVRKEAVDQFFHLLSTVMDAHGLRDKPNQIFNCNEMGFQLGRKRAILPKSPSLGYKPAPGLRDHISVLACFSAAAEDIPPFIIYSKAYPGGVCYKTQGPPNALYGWSDSGCMNSDLFKKWFLKHFLLHAPKERPLLLIFDGHKAPVNLEVVETARKEDVTLLCLPPHCSHVLQPLDAGLFVLLKQRFVALVGDGCATDTHFAVSKKEFSGVFKGTYEVVKEEVGVRTVKEGFRKCGMYPLNHFAISEGHLMPSHGMGPTAGPTLSTSGQGVHTLEDLTAAAGPSS; encoded by the coding sequence ATGCCATCGAGAAATCATCTTGACAAAATcggaaggaagaagaagaagaaatggacAGAGGAGGCCATGGAGCGTGCACTGATTGAGGTGAAGTCAGGAAGATGTACGGTGAGACAGGCTGCCAAGGAGTTTGGAGTCCCTAAGTCTTCACTGGGGGACAGAGTAAGTGGACGGGTGGCACCAGGGAGTCGTAGCGGGCCTGCTCAGCTCATAACATCTGCTGACGAGGACCTATTGGTGGAGTTCTCTTTATACATGTCCAAGCATGGATTTCCACTGACCAAGCAACAGCTGGTGTCCTTTGCCTCATCCATTTATAAGCGACAGCATCGGAGGGTGGCATTTTCAAAATTAGGCCAGACCTGGTGGCTCAATTTTAGAAAACGGCAAGAAAAGAATATTACCATTCAGCCAGCGGACAATGTTGTCCGTGGGAGGacggtgtgtgtgagaaaggaagCAGTGGatcagttttttcatttattgagCACTGTCATGGATGCTCATGGGCTCAGGGACAAGCCTAACCAAATCTTCAACTGCAATGAGATGGGCTTTCAGCTGGGCAGGAAGAGGGCAATTCTCCCCAAATCTCCCAGTCTGGGCTACAAGCCAGCACCAGGCCTGAGGGACCATATCTCTGTTCTGGCTTGCTTTAGTGCAGCTGCAGAGGACATTCCCCCATTTATTATCTACTCAAAGGCCTATCCAGGAGGAGTGTGTTACAAGACACAAGGGCCTCCAAATGCCCTCTATGGATGGTCAGACTCAGGGTGCATGAACTCTGACCTTTTCAAGAAATGGTTCCTCAAACACTTCCTCCTGCATGCCCCAAAGGAACGTCCACTGCTGCTGATTTTTGATGGCCACAAAGCTCCTGTGAACCTTGAGGTGGTGGAAACGGCTCGTAAAGAGGATGTCACCCTTCTGTGCCTTCCACCTCATTGCTCTCATGTCTTGCAGCCACTCGACGCAGGGCTGTTTGTCCTTCTGAAGCAGCGTTTCGTAGCACTCGTAGGTGACGGCTGTGCCACTGACACTCACTTTGCAGTGAGCAAGAAGGAGTTCTCAGGAGTATTTAAAGGGACGTATGAGGTagtgaaggaggaggtgggtgtCAGGACTGTGAAGGAAGGCTTTAGGAAGTGTGGCATGTACCCATTGAACCACTTTGCCATCAGTGAGGGTCATTTAATGCCATCGCATGGGATGGGCCCAACAGCTGGACCTACCTTGTCCACATCAGGACAGGGGGTGCATACGTTAGAAGAcctcacagctgctgctggaccCTCGTCCTAA